The Capsicum annuum cultivar UCD-10X-F1 chromosome 1, UCD10Xv1.1, whole genome shotgun sequence sequence taaaaaaactctaatttgtcattatAAAAATGCGACTTTCTTGAGGACGTCATGCACGAATTTAAATCCAGATCAAAAATTTTATAACTGTGCAATTGCGAAGGTGAGTCGTGTATGTCTTTTTTTAATGTTAAGTAAATCGTTATgtaactattatttttttctaggataatgaAATATGCTCATTTTTTAAAAGGATTGATGAGGTATCACCTCCAAACAGTCTATCAATGTTGAATCCGGGATCCAAGACATCAAATTTTAATGACGTGgtaaaatttaatctactacaaaggcttcaAGAATACGAATAAAATAGAGATTTCCTCATGACTTTGTTTAAAGAAGCCAAAGAGCAGAGGGATCACTTGAAGGTATTGCTACAAGAtacccaaatagagagggatcaactaaaataaaaattaattttggccgaagaaagggagaatggcctaaaaataatgttatgtGGTATAATAgtagtattcgttctttgaaaaAGTGTAATATCGATGTAGTgagattgaataaataaaaatacttctatttttctataacgTTAATACtgtttttcatagaatcatagttgatcaaactacacatcaacttaaaatcgagtagcatggtaatgatagactatgcaagCAGTATACGAAAGATTAAATATGTATTCTATGATGTATCCATACACTGTATCAGTTATGACAACACAATGCATATTCAAATTTCACACAACAATACAACTTGATAAAAACAGATTCAGTTTAGAATCATAAcaactttcataaaataaaagaatgtttgtCATATCCTAACAACAGATCATTCAACTCCCCtgtttctcaaataaaaaaaacctTAAACTTTAACAATATTAGCATTTAAATGTCTTTTTCCGCATCTTCACACATGTTATTGTTGATTTCACCAACGATATTCATGACCACATCTTTTTTGCCtgctttatctttttcttcttcctgtCCATCTTTTTTGTCTTCTCCTTCTTATTtgtcaccttcaccttcttctccTACTTTTTCAACATCTGTTGTTGTTTCTTTCTCAGCTCTCTTTTTTCTACAACTGTTTCTTCTTCACCTACAACTTCTTTCTCaacaacttcttcttcttcttcttcttcttcacctgcAGCTTCTTATTCCCCATCAACTGTTGCTATTTTCTCGGCTTCTTCTTCTGCAGCTTCTTTCTTACCTCTTTATTCTGCATCTGTTGCTGCTTCTTTTTcagctttttctttattttcagctttttcttctttctcggtttctttttcttcttttgcagcTGCTTCTTTTTCAGGTTCTTCTTTAGTCTTATATTCTTccatttctccttcttcttcatcgtctttttttcttctttttttcctcttctgccaCAACAGTGGCCAACTCatttattttactctttttttctctttcttcattccTCTCTGATTCACGAAGGTCCACATACTCCGTATCATCATATTATAAAGTGTTACTAATATTTATAGCTAAAAATTCATTAattacattaattattaaatgaagttacCTCTCTCATGTTGttgcttattctttttctttttcttcagttttttctGTTTGATATAGGCGGCAATATCCAACACGACTTTCTCGAGCATAGCAACACGCTTATGAAGATTCCTATCAACATAGGTTCCCACTATAATTTTTGAGGTGCTTGAAGAAACATCATCGCCAATGCGTACTCCAATGGGGATACCACCTAAATCtccatcatcatcactatcccCATTTGAAGTAAGGACAATCTCTCCTTGTAAATCTTTCTTCAAGCCGTCGAAGATGTTATTCTTCACCTAGTCTGTATATGGTTTTAAGGTAATCATGTAATTCTCTTCATCTCACAAGCAGTAGGAATGAAGTACGGGTTCACGttctacaaaaaataaattaacaattacataacattcaatACAACAGtagtattattgcataataaaaaataagttcataccttagtaactttttctttatacttgaatgggtcacCTTCGATTATCTTGTCACTTTTTGTAGTGTGCCATCTGAAGGTGCGGGAAATAAGAAAGGGctcattcattaatttttcagcaaatttttcaagatgaggaaaggcctcgtAGATCCAAATATATAAGCAATACATTAGTGAAAAATGACCCAGAGTTTATGAAATAgtacaaataaaataagaatctatGATAATCTGGTTAAAGAGTcgatggtagataccatgaatgtccAGGAAAATTcaaatagagcataggatgccttctgcttcttATCAAATACTTCTATCTGCTTTttaggtcacttttcttcttcagatagtccatgGTCAATAGAAATGTCTCTTTTCCCCATGGATAactctcgaagaaactcaaataATTCACCATCCGAATCAGTTTTGTGTCAACAACCTTCGTCGAATCATTTGCTAGCAACATGGTGCATAAGAACCACAGTAAAGAGCACTTGAACTTCTACTCCTCGATCAGCTTGTTTTCTCTAATCAATTGTAACAAGTTGACTGCCATAATACTTTTGTTTTTCGTCACCTTAAAGAAAAAATGCTCTCCCTTCTCTagcaccttcttcattttttattcactggggtatgatgaaCAGTTCAACCCCGTGATCAAATAAAACTCTTTTAAGTCAAAACAAGCAAGCTTATTGTTCACGCTAAACCACATCTCATGACGCATCTTATCGTTCTTAACACGTCGCAATAATAAGTAATGGACTATCTGCCCATTAAATTTATGATGTTGCGAAAGGTTTCTCAAGTGTCCAAAATAGGATCActtgaatcttttctttaaatcttgatcgacaagaattttcttaaattctcATTATGCagccattcttgatctaactGATATCTTCCTCGGGAAAGATCCAACCTCGTCCATTATAATTTGAAGGTTATACCGCTTTTTGAAAATGTACCTTGAACAAGATAGCATGGACAAGAGATCATTATTACTATCAGCATAATTTTTTTCACTACCCTCACTCCCTTTACCATCATCACTACTACTACTCTCAGCAACATCATTACTAGACTCATCGATGTATCTACTTATCTCTTTTAACTCCGAATCTGATTCTGACTCTTTCACTTCAGTTTTCTTCTTTTTACAGGGAGTTTCAACtgccttatttctttttttttggactGCTAGAAGCAGAATCAGATGCGGTACTAGCTGTACGTTTAACACCGATTCTTTTTTTAGCTATTTTTAACAGAATCTACACCTATAAAATAAATCTGTCATTGtcaattcatagaccacaagtctactaACAGAAACAACTCAATGCtcaaaagataaaataactaagaaGTACCCCACCATTAAGCagttcacaaaataaaaataccataactgaatcaaaatccaacatccagtatcaaaactcaactattgctaaaaatcaaactattgatacaaatcaaactaattaactattaatcttttaattttcactatttcatcaatcatattttaaaagaatttcacacgcctaaaaattaatttcaatttttatttcatagacCACGAGTCTACAGACAGAAACAAGTTACTGTTTGAATCAAATAGccaaaataactcataaaataataattatctcACCATTCAACACTGCAGTGTTCAAAAAATACCAGAATtaaaccaaaatttcttaacaaaaattttaaaatttaacacCGTGATCAACGAAAAAATTTGTTAAAACTGATGAATCAAAATTTAACCATTGCTTCGGAATCAAACTAGTTGCCTATAAAATTCTTATATTTTAGCTATTTAATCAACCACattcgaaaagaaaaaaattctacaCTACATCACTATGAAACGGTTAACAAAAAATCGATAAAATGGATCGACAAATAATCGATACTTGATTTTAACTTACCTTACAATGCAAAAACGAGCCCTTTGCTgctggagaagaagaaaaatgaaaaatgacgTTTGATACAAAATTCTTGGGAGTAGCAGGAGTTgaaattgaagaggagagagagaaggagttttatttaatattaaaaaaagtgGAGGGTGTTAGATGTAGTTTATTTAATTCTCAAAgttataaaaatgatgaaaaggtTCCTTGGCCCACGTGTGGATCCCACTTTCACAACTTTTTGGATCCTAatcctaaaaattaaatgaaaaagaaatcaattagatatttgaaaaataagtttGGAAAGTGTCTTCTATGCCAATTTTCCCCTAAATACTGTATTAAAATAAATGGAACCAAGGTTCTGCATAGTGCCTTACCTATCTGTATATAACCCTCTCGACTCTCCCTCATTTCATCTCAATCTACCATCTTTCCTCTTCACACTATCACTCCAAAACCACAAAAGCAACAGTACCACTAAAGTTTTGTGTTCGACAAAAATAATGGGCTCATTGGTAGGTCACGTAATACCAGGGTTCGGTTTCTTTCTTATTGGTATTTGGCATTTGCTCAACCACATAAAATTACACGCTCTGCGCCCAAAATCCTACACTTCCTTGGCATGGTTCCCCGCTCCAAGATTAAGGTATTTCTTCATCATTTATGACAGTTTCAAGATTTAAATTCGACGAGTCCACCTGTTATGATTTTTGGCACTTAACTTGTAAATTGCACCTTTGATTAGATATTTTCTTGATTATTCAGGTCGAGCAGTTTCAGGATTTAAGTTTCACTAGTTATACTTGTTTGATTTGCGGATAAAATTATTGGGGGATTATAGTCTTGAAATTATAATCCTGACACTAACTGAtgtggaataaaataatattaagttGGACGGAATATGGTTGGATATCCATGATTAAGGTTGAGAATAAATTTATACTTTGTGGTTGAAGGTATAAAGTTATCCTAAGATAAATttaaaccttcaacaaaatttaatataattttgatgcCATATTTAGTCTTGAGAAATCCTACCTTATCCTGGGTACAAGCCCCTAAAGATTCTAGTACTTAACTCATTGTACTTTTGAAATCAGGTATGCGGAGCTTTACGTGATTATGGTTGGCACCTTAATCTCCATATCAATGGAGCTCTTCATTGGTCCAGCAAAACACCAACCTCTCGACTCTGATGGAACCATACCTTCATATCACCTCCATAACTTTGAACATTCAAATATCTCTCTTAGTTTCTTTGTCTATGCAGCCTTTTCAATATTATTCGATCACGTCATTCCTTCAACACCGGTTCAATACGGGCTTACACTATTTCTCGGAGCTGTTGCTTTTGGCCAAGAACTCCTCCTCTTCCATCTTCATTCTACTGACCATCACGGCGTCGAAGGACAGTACCATTGGCTTCTCCAAATTGTCATTTTTTTGTCTTTCGCCACTACTCTTTTAGGCATTCCTTTCCCCAAAAGTTTCTTAAACAGTTTTGTGAGATCTTACAGCATTATGTTTCAAGGAATTTGGTTTATGGTCATAGGTATCATGCTTTGGACACCGGATTTCATCTCGAAAGGTTGCTTTTTGAACTATGAAGAGGGGCATAAAGTTGTTAGATGCCATAACACGCAAGCACTCGAAAGAGCGAAGTCATTGGTAAATATCCAATTCAGTTGGTATTTGGTTGGGGTTACTGTTTTTACCGTCTCCCTTCATTTGTTTCTCGTCAAGTTCTTTAGAGAAAACGTTGAGTACCTGTCTTTAATATGCAAATTTGATGACGAGGATTTGGAGGATGTTGAAGCTCAGAAAAAAAGACTGGTCAGCCATGGAGAGCATAAGAAGTTTCTTGAAATGGGAAAACGAGAGAATAATT is a genomic window containing:
- the LOC107855072 gene encoding transmembrane protein 45B produces the protein MGSLVGHVIPGFGFFLIGIWHLLNHIKLHALRPKSYTSLAWFPAPRLRYAELYVIMVGTLISISMELFIGPAKHQPLDSDGTIPSYHLHNFEHSNISLSFFVYAAFSILFDHVIPSTPVQYGLTLFLGAVAFGQELLLFHLHSTDHHGVEGQYHWLLQIVIFLSFATTLLGIPFPKSFLNSFVRSYSIMFQGIWFMVIGIMLWTPDFISKGCFLNYEEGHKVVRCHNTQALERAKSLVNIQFSWYLVGVTVFTVSLHLFLVKFFRENVEYLSLICKFDDEDLEDVEAQKKRLVSHGEHKKFLEMGKRENN